The Branchiostoma lanceolatum isolate klBraLanc5 chromosome 1, klBraLanc5.hap2, whole genome shotgun sequence genomic sequence caattcaaacagatgtgtgggtccggttttttttaaagtgttcagtttctgcatttttgtcaaacacacggttggagacataaccgaaagggaacaaaatagaaagccttacaaaacacctaaaaacatgtgaataaccagccggaccaactcctctgggcgttagcgcaaaggacgacgggagaaacctaatgggggggggggcatttcggAGTGAGCGACGCAAAGGatgacgggagaaaccgtcgtCGGGAGCATatgtgagcgaaaacatgtaatgCGGCGGgttcccaacataaataccgtaccCTATTGCCCAtgatctaccactcaaaaatcacgacaagGGCATATCCAGAACACCAGATATCAAAGCCGACAGTTCCGCAGCAGTATCTTAATACGTCACTAGGGCCCCCCTATCTTTAGTAGTTTCTTGGTCTCAtcacctacatgccaaatattaaacaatccatccaaaccttcttgagtcatgctgtttacacacacatgtacacaggctacaaaaaaaatacaaaaaaaaaacataaccttcttgacgttATAACACAAGTTTCTACATCCACCTTACGGCGCTTCAATAGAGACCACTGAATGTATCTTTGACACTTGTTTTTGAAGATGACTCTATTCATCGTAACTTACCTCTACTGTGATGTCATGCGCGTTCGGTGTGTTGATCCTACGATACAAAAAAATACCACAGTCAGCCAGGTTTTATCCACCATACTTTTTGCTGCTGCCTAAGCTTGCCATCTCATCAATTGGAATACAACATTCATTCAAATCTAGGCATAGAGTATCTAAgtgtttaaccctatccagactagggggggggggctaaaagttcCCGcgtcaactttgacatcgtattactgccaaacgatgtatgcaAGGACTAccatggtgacttttcctaaaaaaaATTTGGCAGCAATTTTGTTataatggttttaagtttatcatttttcatgttgccctggcgacgggtttctgacaggcattttatgcaaaaatcacaaatttaaaaaaaaagaagatatttctcaggttttcttgcacaactacactagttttcatacatgtataacatcatatgtaattagatgtaactttcatgatttaatattcataatttatgctaatttgatgacgttatcagtcaaaatccaagatggcggactatatcactatttaaggtatcagcaggctttttcgccattaaaatcgtcaatacctgacattttctttaccagaaacattaaaatgaacatttctagtctatttcagTGTCGTTTGGAGTCATGAaggattttcaaaaatttcaaaatgcccGATCCAAGATGCCGGATCCGTCATATTgccgtcaacgtacttaccattaacgtcgtatgcctttgcataccttaaatcgaataatacaaactgttttgtttaatacctttagatatgaCGGGAATTCACTacttagccaataaaatcacatcgatgacgtcgtAATTACGACATataacgtcataacgtcaccaaaattacaggaatttatAAGACTTGACGTGaccatcactccctgcaaatatgtcgatgatacatcataccgttcggaaattatgacgggggggggggcgaatgagcaaGCCccaattaagtcccaattagcattatttgcacttcattacttacatctctgtccaagctacctgcatactaaatatggaaatctaacattactctgttcagttattctccttagaagattttcacaataacgcccatgcagttccagaaTAAGCTGCCAGGGGCCCAAACCTtaaccacttcttcattacatcacaagctatctgacacaaacaatcaagaccataggtcaaaagatagaaaaagttctgctgcagtaccaaggtcacttaccagggggcccaaaatagaccttgaattttggcttctcAACACCCGCCCATATACCGAATATCATCGTAATTCCATCATATCAAGAGgtacttgagttatgctgcttacagtagtccggaaacacacacagacacacccaaaactacatctctaaatgtttacaaaaatttacacaagtttacaaaagtttacaaatgttaacaaaagtttacacaagtttacaaaagtttacaaatgttaacgaaagttcaaaatgtttacaaaagtttacaactgTTTATAAAAGttcacaaaagtttacaaatgtttacaaaagtttacaaaagattacaaatgttaacaaaagtttacaaatgtttacaaaatttaacaaaagtttacagaagtttacaaatgtttacaactgttaacaactgtttacaaatgtttacaaatgatgaCAGGTCACCATTAATTGCATTGGATTCCTGAATTGCGCTGTGAAGTACAGCAAAATACCGTGCTATACAGCAACTatacagtaaaatatcataGTACAGTTAAAATTTTATGGTGACAATTTCAAGCGATTCGGTCTTCTGTCGGCGTGCACGTATATGTAAATTCTGCAGTTGGTGCACCATGCATTTCTTGGTGCCAACTTCACAACATGGTTGCCAAACAgatgacaaacagacaaacagacacgcttaaaactatatctccatttttcatggagataatgagaaTCGACGTTTGGATGTGCGTTTGCGACCTCCATCAGGAGAGTTCTGACTGGCTCACTTTGCACTATAGCTAGTGAACTAGTCAgcatattgccctgatgaagatgacagacggttaTCGAAACGTTTTATCTCTTGTTagatatgtggttgtgaataaagaactttgccattcagtcattcaccaacccgATGAAAATATTCGCAAATGTGAACAAATCCTTGTCTACGTATGCTACCAGCTTCTGAATCTTGTCAAATATCATTAAATAGGTTATGTATAATTTCTCATTTCTTCTCACCGGAGTTTGACGTCTCTCTTGCGGATCTGTTCTATCCGTGCGTCTGCCTCAGACCTCCAGTCGGTGATGGGAGACATGAACTCCTTTAAGGAAGCGTCGTCCACAAGGAAACGGATCTCGCTCGGAGGTCGCTCCAAGTTTATCCGGATGCTGCCCACGGTGTCGTCGAAATCTTTGATCAGGAGGGAGTCGTTAGAGCTGTACCACATCTTAAGGGTAATAAGATGTTGCTCTTCTAGCcttgttaataataataatactattgTTACATATGATAAGACTAAGTTATCTCCAAATGTCTGGCGCCCTTTaagagcgagcttaatagtatattttacgcccgttttacaagaattcccagaattgcacaggaatgtatGGAATCCGTccgcccgcctgtcactctataccttctttagcacggtctggcatcccagcacgcaggtcgatgacagatgacctacttaagtggtttccgatt encodes the following:
- the LOC136424207 gene encoding anti-sigma-I factor RsgI6-like, with the protein product MWYSSNDSLLIKDFDDTVGSIRINLERPPSEIRFLVDDASLKEFMSPITDWRSEADARIEQIRKRDVKLRINTPNAHDITVEVAQTRSHFAFGSVVHAKQMPSNSHYTDFFFNNFEWAVLANQLKWKQNERNEVCYSLSYVGA